In Natronococcus sp. AD-5, the genomic window ACCGGATTCGCGATCCCGCACGTCGCCTCCGTCGGCGGCGCGCAGTACCTCGCCGCGCTGCCACCGTTCGACGACCTGGAGACGACTCGAGACGACGGATCGATCCACCGGATCGTCGAAAACGAGCGGCCGACGCGGGCGATCCAGATCCTGCTGCACGAACTCGGCCACGCGCTCGGGCTCGAGCACGATCACGGCGTCGCGTTCCGCGACGGGGACGCGGTCGTCGCGACGCCGATGCTCAGCAGCTACGCGTGGGATCCGGACTACGACACCGGCGATCGGTCGCGGTGCGGCGCGGTCTACGCGAGAACGGAGGGGCGCGACCAAGTGCTCAGTCTCACCTTCTCCGCGTGTGCCCAGCGCGAGTTCGAGGAGTATAGCGGCGGTCTCGCGCTGTAACGCCGTCGCTGGACGGTGTGGGCCCGCACCGCGCGGCTCGCGCGGCGAAACGGATCGACGACGCCCTGGAAAACAATTGACCGGCGATCGATCCGGAACCGGGGTCGTTACTCGTCGTCGTCTTCGCTCTCGCCGCGAGCGAAACTGACCTGGCCGTTGCCGTGTTCACCGTCCGCCTCGGCGCTGGGTCCTTCGATGAGGTCCTCGAAGTCGTCGGCCTCGTCGTACTGGTCGCGGTAGACGAGCGCCGCCTTTCCCAGCGAGGTGATCTCGTACAGCCCCGATCGTTCGGCCGGCCCGATCTTTCGAACGAGGCCGTAGTCCTCGAGCACCGGCAGTCTCGTGTTGATGTTCTTGCGGCTCTTTCCGGTGTGGGCGGCCAGGTTAGTCGCGACGTTGCGCCCCTTATCCTCGAGTTCCTCGAGAATCAGGAAGTCAGTTGGTTGTCGTAATTTCACTCTCGGTCACGCTCTCACCCGCACTATATTTCCAGTGGTGACTAATACTTTCGACTCCGACCGGTTCCGTCGCTATCGGACGCTCCCGTTGTAATAGCGCGATAGCGCCGGCGAAGGACCGATCTGCGGCGATCTCGCTACCGGCTATCGGCGACCCGCATCCGCGAACGGATCGACCGTCCGCGAACGTGTTCGACGCCGGTCGTGCCGAACCACTCGAGCAGCGAGGCGACCTGCGCCGGCGAGCGGACGCGACCGGACGCCGCGGTCGGCTCGTCGCCGCCGACTCGCACGCCGATCCCCTCCGGCTCGACCGCCCGGAACGCCGACTCGTCGGTGACGTCGTCGCCGATGTAGACCGGGACCGCCTCGTCGGGAAGATCCGCCATGATCAGTTCGACCGCGTTCCCCTTACCCCAGGGGATGTCCGGCCCGATTTCGAGGATTTGCTTGCCCGTCGATACCTCGAGGTCGTCGCCGCCGAACCGGTCGACCGCGTCGTACGTGAGTCGCTCGACCTGCGGCTGATCGCTCGGCGGGACCGACCGAAAGTGAACCGTCGCGGTCAGCCGCTTGTTCTCGATGCGAGCGTTCGGTACGGACTCGAGGTCGCGCTCGAGCGCTTCGCAGACCGCGTCGACGCGTTCGGCGCGTCTACGCGCGACCGGGTGGACGGCGACCGATCCGCCGCGAACGAGTTCGAGTCCGTGGTTGCCGGCGTAGATCCGGGGTCCGTCGACGCGCCGGCGCACGTCCGCGAGCCCCCGGCCGCTGACGACTGCGGTCGTCACGTCCGGGTCCGTCGTGACGGTCTCGAGCGCCTCGGTGACGGCCCGCGTCGGCTCCGCCTCGTCCGGCTCCTCGACGATCGGCGCGAGCGTCCCGTCGAAGTCGAGACACAGGAGCAACTCCGCGGCGTCGGTCAGCTCCGTCCGGAGCTGCGGCACCAACTCGTCTATCGGTCGCGTCTCGCGTTCCGACATCGCTACACCGGTGGCGTCTGCGCGTCCGTATCTCGATTCGAGTTCGATCCTCCGTCCCCATCGCCCTCGTCCGACTCGATATCCGCGTGAACCCGCCTGATCTCCTCGAACTGGCTCCGCATCCACGACCCGAGATCGGCGTCGAACACCCGGTTGCGGAGCGCGTTCATCCGGCGGTGGCGTTCCTCGGCCGGCATCGATAACGCGGTCTCGAGTTGCGTGGCGAATGCGTCGGTGTCGGTCGGGTCGATCGTCAGCGTGGTGGCCCCGAGTCGCTCGTGGGCGCCGGTGCGGTCGCTCAGCAGCAGGACGCCGTCGCCGTCGACGCTCGACGCGACGTACTCCTGTGCGACGAGGTTCATCCCGTCGAGCAGCGGGCTGATGACCATCACGTCCGCTCGCCGGTACAGCGCGCAGAGATCCTCGTGGGGAACGTAGTCTTCGGTGTAGACGATCGGCTGCCAGTCGTCGGTCCCGAACCGAGTGTTGATGCGTTCGACCTCGCTCCGGACCAGTTCGCCGAGCCGTTGGTAGGCGGGGATGCCGGTTCGAGAAGGGGTCGCCTTCTGGAAGAACGTGAACTCGCCGTGGCGCTCCGGACTCCGCTCGAGGAAGCGCTCGATCGCCGAGAGCCGCTCCGGAATCCCCTTCGAGTAGTCGAGGCGATCGAAGCCGAGTGCGAGGGTCGTGTCGGCGGGGATGTCGTAGCGCTCGAGCAGCGACGTCGCCCGCTCGTCGTCGACCGATCGGGCGTCCCGGTCGTACGACTCGGCGTCGATCCCCATCGCGGACGTGACGAGCTGCGTCGTCGTTCCGTCGTAGCGGACGAGGCTCTCGTCGCGATCGACGACCGCGTCGGTGAGGAACTCCTCGACCGCGTCGAGGAAGAGGGTGGCGTACTGCTCGACGTGGAACCCCAGCAGGTCGTTCCCGAGCAGCCCCTCGAGGATCTGCTCGCCGTTCGGACACCGTGCGAACGTCTGCGGCGTCGGCCAGGGGATGTGCCAGAAGTGTGCGATCGTCGCCTCCGTCGGAACGCGCTCGCGGATCATCCGCGGCGCGAGCGCGAAGTGGTAGTCCTGGATCCAGACGACCGACTCGTCGGTCGCGTGTTCCGCGACGGCGTCGGCGAAGCGCTCGTTGACGGTCCGGTACCACGCGAAGTCGTTCGACCAGTCGTCGTCCTCGATCAGGTCGGGGAACTCGTGACACAGCGGCCAGAGCACCTGGTTGCTGAAGCCGTAGTAGTAGGAGTCGACCGCCTCCTCGGAGAGGTCGATGCGGTGAAGCGTGTACGCGTCCTCGCCCGGCGGGACGGTAACGCAGTCGTTCTCGTCCGTGACGTCGAAGTCAGCGCCGCCGTCGCCCCAGGCGATCCAGGTTCCGTTAGCCTCCTGGACGATCGGATCGAGCCCGGCGGTCAGGCCGCCGGCCGGTTCGTCGACGGCGATCGATCGCTCGGCGGCCCCGCCGGTCGAACCGCCGGCCGTACCGTCGGCGTCCGCCGCGGTTTCCGGCCCGTCGTCCTCGTATTCGTGCCGATACGGCTGCCGGTTCGAAACGACGATCAGCGATCCGGGACAGCTCGACCCGATGTCGTCGTCGGAGTCGTCGCTGGATCGCGTTCCGCCGTCGGTTCGTGGTTTATCCGCGAATCTCTCCGGCAGTCGCTGCTCCGTGAGTCGCATTCGCTGAAGCAAAACAGTTCGCCTACGTGTTGATTCGCGGCCTGCAACTGCATGGGGCTCTAATGGGCCCCGGTATCATTCAGGGCGGTGGACCATTGAACAATCGTTGCGACCGGCCATCCGTCGTAGGCCGTTTCGGAGACCCGAACGTTCTTCTCCCGATCGGCCGAAGCGCCGCCATGCACCCACCGTTCGACGCCCGCATCGACGCCTGCCGGCGCCGCCTCGAGGACGCCGGCGCGGACCTGCTCGTCTGCTTTCCGAGTCCGAACCTCGCCTACCTCACCGGCTTCGCCGAGTCGCCGTCCGAACGCCACCTACTGCTGTTCGTACCGCGAGCCGGCTCGCCCGCCCTCGTCGCGCCGACGATGTACGAAGAACGGCTCGAGGCCCTCGGCGTTCCCGGCCTCCGGCTCTGGGACGACGAGGACGATCCGCTCGCGCCCGTCGAGCGGGCGCTCGGGGACTACGCGCTCGAGGCCGACGGCGACGCGCCGACCGTGCTCCTCGACGACCGCATGTGGACGACGTTCAACCGGGACCTGCGCGCGCTGCTCCCCGAGGCCGAGTTCGGCCTGGCGAGTACCGTCCTCGAGCCGCTACGAATCCGCAAGGACGAGGTCGAACGCGACGCCCTCCGGCGGGCGGGAGAGATCGCCGACCGCGTCTCGCTCGAGATCCGCTCGCGCGGCGAGGACCTCGTCGGAACGACCGAAGCCGAACTCGCCGCGGAGATCGATTCGCTGCTCGCGGCCGAAGGCGGCGGCGAACCGGCGTTCGAGACGATCGTCGCCGCGGGGCCGAACGGCGCGCGGCCGCACCACCACGGCGGCGACCGCGAGATCCGGCGCGGCGATCCGATCGTGCTCGACTTCGGCGCGTTCGTCGACGCCGGCCTCGAGGCCGGCGCGGCCCGCTACCCCGGCGACCAGACCCGGACGATCGTCGTCGGCGAGCCGCCAGCCGAGTACGAACGGATCCACGAGGTCGTCGCCGAGGCGCAGCAGGCCGCCGTGGAGGCCGTCGAGCCCGGCGTCGAGGCCAGCGAGATCGACCGCGTCGCCCGCGCCGTGATCGAGGAGGCCGGCTACGGCGACGCGTTCGTCCACCGGACCGGCCACGGCGTCGGCCTCGAGGTCCACGAGCCGCCCTACGTCGTCGACGGCAACGACCGCGAACTCGAGCCGGGGATGGCGTTCAGCGTCGAACCCGGGATCTACCTCGAGGGGCAGTTCGGCGTCCGGATCGAGGACCTCGTCGTCGTCACCGAGGACGGCTGCGAGCGGCTGAACGACTCGCCCCGAGACTGGGCGATCGGAGACCGAGTACGGCAGTAGCCGGACGGATTCGCCGAGGCTACTCCCCGAGGAAACTCCGTAGCTCCTCGCGGTAGGCCTCCGGCCGATCCTCGGTCACCCGGCGGTTCGCCTCCTCGAGCCCGACGAGTTCGGCGGCGTCGGCGTCCACCTCGAGTCGGTCGGTCCACTCGACGTACCCCGCGGTCGGCGGTCCGACGCCCGACCGAACGGTGGTGTGGCCCGAGAGCGAGCCGGCGGTGCGGCTCGGTTCGACCCGGAAACGCTTAGGAGTCTCGCGGTCGCACACTCGGACGTGAGCGAGAATCGCGTCGTTCAGGGGCGAATGGTTACGGCCGAGAAACTCGCGGAGCTGATCGAGGGCGACTCCGTCATGGAGGTCGACTCGATCGAGGAGGCCGACAGGGAGTGTCCCGACTGTGGCGGCAACGTCCTGAAGGTCGGCTACATGCCCTCCGTCACCGAGTTCGTCACGGGCTGGAAGTGCCAGGACTGCGACTGGAACGAGACCGACAGGGACTGACGCGCTTCCGGCCGGTTTTCTCCTCCGCCGTCCGGTTCGTCGAGCGCCGAAGCCCATTGCCACCCGTCGAGACGACCTACAGCGACGCGGCCGCGTAAGAGGTCTCGATCCCGTGGTTCCGGAGGAGGTAGCCTGCCAGCGACCTGGCCCACTCGATCCGGGTCTCGAGGGTCGTGTCGTACCGCGTAACCTCGGTGATGTAGCCGGCGCGCTCGAGGTCGCCGGCGACCTTG contains:
- a CDS encoding winged helix-turn-helix domain-containing protein; translated protein: MKLRQPTDFLILEELEDKGRNVATNLAAHTGKSRKNINTRLPVLEDYGLVRKIGPAERSGLYEITSLGKAALVYRDQYDEADDFEDLIEGPSAEADGEHGNGQVSFARGESEDDDE
- the otsB gene encoding trehalose-phosphatase, which produces MSERETRPIDELVPQLRTELTDAAELLLCLDFDGTLAPIVEEPDEAEPTRAVTEALETVTTDPDVTTAVVSGRGLADVRRRVDGPRIYAGNHGLELVRGGSVAVHPVARRRAERVDAVCEALERDLESVPNARIENKRLTATVHFRSVPPSDQPQVERLTYDAVDRFGGDDLEVSTGKQILEIGPDIPWGKGNAVELIMADLPDEAVPVYIGDDVTDESAFRAVEPEGIGVRVGGDEPTAASGRVRSPAQVASLLEWFGTTGVEHVRGRSIRSRMRVADSR
- a CDS encoding alpha,alpha-trehalose-phosphate synthase (UDP-forming); its protein translation is MRLTEQRLPERFADKPRTDGGTRSSDDSDDDIGSSCPGSLIVVSNRQPYRHEYEDDGPETAADADGTAGGSTGGAAERSIAVDEPAGGLTAGLDPIVQEANGTWIAWGDGGADFDVTDENDCVTVPPGEDAYTLHRIDLSEEAVDSYYYGFSNQVLWPLCHEFPDLIEDDDWSNDFAWYRTVNERFADAVAEHATDESVVWIQDYHFALAPRMIRERVPTEATIAHFWHIPWPTPQTFARCPNGEQILEGLLGNDLLGFHVEQYATLFLDAVEEFLTDAVVDRDESLVRYDGTTTQLVTSAMGIDAESYDRDARSVDDERATSLLERYDIPADTTLALGFDRLDYSKGIPERLSAIERFLERSPERHGEFTFFQKATPSRTGIPAYQRLGELVRSEVERINTRFGTDDWQPIVYTEDYVPHEDLCALYRRADVMVISPLLDGMNLVAQEYVASSVDGDGVLLLSDRTGAHERLGATTLTIDPTDTDAFATQLETALSMPAEERHRRMNALRNRVFDADLGSWMRSQFEEIRRVHADIESDEGDGDGGSNSNRDTDAQTPPV
- a CDS encoding M24 family metallopeptidase translates to MHPPFDARIDACRRRLEDAGADLLVCFPSPNLAYLTGFAESPSERHLLLFVPRAGSPALVAPTMYEERLEALGVPGLRLWDDEDDPLAPVERALGDYALEADGDAPTVLLDDRMWTTFNRDLRALLPEAEFGLASTVLEPLRIRKDEVERDALRRAGEIADRVSLEIRSRGEDLVGTTEAELAAEIDSLLAAEGGGEPAFETIVAAGPNGARPHHHGGDREIRRGDPIVLDFGAFVDAGLEAGAARYPGDQTRTIVVGEPPAEYERIHEVVAEAQQAAVEAVEPGVEASEIDRVARAVIEEAGYGDAFVHRTGHGVGLEVHEPPYVVDGNDRELEPGMAFSVEPGIYLEGQFGVRIEDLVVVTEDGCERLNDSPRDWAIGDRVRQ
- a CDS encoding DUF5795 family protein, with the protein product MSENRVVQGRMVTAEKLAELIEGDSVMEVDSIEEADRECPDCGGNVLKVGYMPSVTEFVTGWKCQDCDWNETDRD